In a single window of the Terriglobales bacterium genome:
- a CDS encoding amidohydrolase family protein, whose amino-acid sequence MSAQAIDFMYYVATREFMEQWDRAKQGELVCRMEKAIGGLPRYQSIPEMIGLMDAAGVDKVFIVQCKMWSYWRKWMYMDTRLEDVLQYTEQYPDRFVGLAGYNPFRIQESLAEIETAVGEHGFKGVYVHIYGFDIPLHDAKMYPLYAKCVELGVPVSMQVGHVLEAMPSDCARPMQLDRIACDFPELKMIGAHTGWPWVDELLSVCYKWENIWFGVDAWMPKYLSPQIVQFINSRLGRDRCLWGTNGLPWKESLRQVEELGLKDEVKQKLLRDNAVELFGLGKSAAAAAQQAVGASKA is encoded by the coding sequence TTGTCCGCCCAGGCGATCGATTTCATGTACTACGTGGCCACCCGCGAGTTCATGGAGCAGTGGGACCGGGCCAAGCAGGGTGAGCTGGTCTGCCGCATGGAGAAGGCCATCGGCGGCCTGCCCCGCTACCAATCCATCCCCGAGATGATCGGCCTGATGGACGCCGCCGGCGTCGACAAGGTCTTCATCGTCCAGTGCAAGATGTGGTCCTACTGGCGCAAATGGATGTACATGGACACCCGCCTGGAGGATGTCCTGCAGTACACCGAGCAGTACCCCGACCGCTTCGTCGGCCTGGCCGGCTACAACCCCTTCCGCATCCAGGAGAGCCTGGCCGAGATCGAGACCGCGGTGGGGGAGCACGGCTTCAAGGGCGTCTACGTCCACATCTACGGCTTCGATATCCCGCTCCACGACGCCAAGATGTACCCGCTCTACGCCAAGTGCGTGGAGCTGGGGGTGCCGGTCTCGATGCAGGTGGGGCACGTGCTGGAAGCCATGCCCAGCGACTGTGCCCGCCCCATGCAACTGGACCGCATCGCCTGCGATTTCCCCGAGCTGAAGATGATCGGCGCCCATACCGGGTGGCCGTGGGTCGATGAGCTGCTCTCCGTCTGCTACAAGTGGGAGAACATCTGGTTCGGCGTGGACGCGTGGATGCCGAAGTATCTCTCGCCGCAGATCGTACAGTTCATCAACAGCCGCCTGGGACGCGACCGCTGCCTGTGGGGCACGAACGGCCTGCCGTGGAAGGAATCGCTGCGCCAGGTGGAAGAGCTGGGACTGAAGGACGAAGTGAAGCAAAAGCTGCTGCGCGACAACGCGGTCGAGCTGTTCGGGTTGGGGAAGAGCGCCGCTGCCGCAGCTCAACAGGCGGTCGGAGCGAGCAAAGCATGA